GATGACGCCCTGCGCCTGCTGGTGGAAATCGTCGAAAAACTTGTATTCGCCCGGCGACAGCGGCGCGATCACGACGAACGATTCGCCGCCCGGCGCGAGCACCTTCTCCTTGCGAAGCTGCACGCTCTCGAACTCGACGGCGCCCTTGCCCGTATTGCGAATCTGGATCTTGATACGCTGGCCGGCCGGCACTTCGATGCGCGCCGGATTGAGCTTGCCGTCCGCCATCTCGAGCTTGAAGGTCGGCAGATCGGCCGCGTGCGCGGCGCCTGCGACGACGATCGCGGCGGCGAATGCGAATACTCTGGGGAATTTCATCGTATTTCTCTAAAGAGACGGCGCGCTCGTCGCGCGCCGTCCGTTTGCCACTTTGACGATCAGTACCCGCCCTTCTTGCCGATGCCGGCGAACGGGAAATCGTATTCGAGCGTGATCGGCTTGAACCATTGGCCGACACCGGTTTCCTTGTCGACGTGACGGCCGAACGCCATGTGGCCCGTCTGCATCGGCGGCTTC
This genomic stretch from Burkholderia oklahomensis C6786 harbors:
- a CDS encoding cupredoxin domain-containing protein; protein product: MKFPRVFAFAAAIVVAGAAHAADLPTFKLEMADGKLNPARIEVPAGQRIKIQIRNTGKGAVEFESVQLRKEKVLAPGGESFVVIAPLSPGEYKFFDDFHQQAQGVIVAK